ACTAATCTACCGTAGGCCACATCACCTATGTCTCCGTATAGTTTGTAAGCCACAATGCCGGGTAACACGACGATAATTGGAATGATTAGTTTCATCACTACTGCGGCATAGAGGCCTTTTTGTGCTTCTTCGACAGACTTTGCCGCTAACGCTCGTTGGGTGATCACCATATTGGTGCCCCAGTAGAATATTTGAATGAAGATCATGCCGGTCAGCAAGGTGTGCCATGGAATATCAGATTGGTCATCACCGATCAGTGTCAGTCGCTCAATGGGCACACCAGAGAGATCCCAGTTGACGGCGTTTAATGCTAGATAAGACACCACAATGCCCATGAGTATCAAGCCAATGCCATTTAAACTATCGGATATCGCAATCGCGCGTAGTCCGCCGAAAATGGCATAGATGGCACCCACAATGGCAAAAATAATGGCTAGAGCGATGACTGAAATGGATAAGCCAAACATTGACTTCATAAACAGTGAGCCGGTATAAAGCACCACAGGAAGCAAGATAAAGGCATAGCCAAGCATAAACAGCACTGAGACCATTGCGCGGATCCCTTTGTCATTGTATTTACGCTCAAGTAACTCAGTTGTAGTGGTGCAATTGTACTTGTAGTAGATGGGGATCAGCCACTTAGCGAGAATGATTAAGCCAATTGCTGCGGAGATTTCCCACCAGGCAATCAATAGGGTTTGGGCGCCATTCATGCCCACAATCTGCTCGGCACTGATATTGGTCATCATGAGTGAACCTGCAACGACAAACCAGCTTAAGCCGCCGCCAGCAAGAAAGTAGTCTTTGCTGTCGCTGCTGTCTCGCACTATTTTACGGCACTTCAGATAAGTGATTAGGCCGACTAATGCTGTTAACCCCAAAAATATGACCAGCTGAATAACTTGTTCCATGTCTATCCTTTATTATCAATATCTTCCCCCTAGGTCCAATTAACAACTGACTTTAGGTTCGAATTATTCCCTGTGATTAAGGTTTTGTTCTTGCTTGGTGTTGAATGTCACTGTTAGCAGCCACAGGCTCAATACTAAAATTGAACTGCATCGGCTGGGCTTTAATGCGATAAGGCTGATGAACTTGCCTGCCCCATGATGTGTCCCCACCTACGCCCATCTGCTTATAATCAATATTCCAAGTGACAAAATCCCGAATAGGGATCTCTGCGCCATGGTTAGTGGTTACGGGCACCAGTCCTGACGCTGAACCTGAGGCATCGCCTTGTCTAAAGTCGATATCCGCTTGGGCAAAAGGCCACAGACTGGTTTGTAATGTCTCGCTTGCGTGTCCTGCTTTTGCCAGCAAGCCATTACCGTTAGCATCTGTTACCGCCACATAGCGTACGTCGGTTCTTTGGCCTGTTTCTTGTGGTCTAGAGTAACGGTGAAAGGCTTTATCAATAGACAGTGCAAACCAGCTGATAGGGTTACCTGATTTTCTATCAGCATAGGTCTCTTCAGGACCACGCCCAAAGTAATGCATAAAGCGCTGACTGAAAGGCAGCTGTGTTTGAAAGCCAAAGCGCAGTAGATCGGCAAGTTCAATATCGCCTGGAATGAATTTGCTCTGTACTAGCAACTGCTTATCAGTGCTAATTTGGTAGCGACTGCTAAGCGTAAAATCGAGCGTAGCGTGGTGCTGAATAACCTCAATGCTGTATGGGTCACTGCGCTTAATCGAAATCAGCGTCAGCTCCTGAGCGGCATCTTGCCATGCACCAGCCCACTTAGGCATTTGGTTACCTAAGTCGTTGTCAGTAGGGGCGCGCCAAAAGTTAGCCATTAATGGGGCCGTTAATTGCGATTGGCTATTTTGCTTAATATCGGCGAGCCAACCGGTTTTTTTGGAGATTAAATAGCGTGTCTCATTGCCGCCTAATTGCCAAAATTGGTCATGTTCAGTGATGACCTTAGCTAATTTTTGCGGCTTAGCGGTTGCTTGTTGCAGTGGAAATTGGGCAAAAGCGATGCGATGGTCGGTGGGCAGCATGGGTTGTGGCTTATCGACGAGTACCTCTAATAACACAAGGTATTCATGCTGTTTATTGAAGCGCGAGCGCCCAATGGGCAAAGTGATGAGTTTAGATTGCCCCGCTTCAACCATAGGCACCGCCATTACGCCGCTGCTAAACTCACTACCATCTTGCTCAACAGTCCATTTTAAACGCAGCCCTTGAGTGTCTATAAAGTCATAGCGATTTTCGAGCTCAAAGCTCATTGTCTTCGTCGCGGCTACAAATTGATTGAAACGCAGTGGTTGGTACACCTTTTTGACTTCACTGAGGTGCGGGTGTGGGTTGCGATCTGGATCAACCAAACCATTATTGAGAAAATTACCATCGGTTGGCATATCAGGATGATAATCTTTGCCGTAAGCCCAATAACGCTGGCCGTTTTTGTTGCTAAAGGCCAAAGACTGATCAACCCAGTCCCAAATAAAGCCGCCTTGTAGCTGTGGGTAGCGTTCAATTACATCCCAATAGTCTTGTAGGTTACCCACCGAATTACCCATAGCATGGGCATATTCGATCATGATCAGCGGGCGATCTGTATGTTCCTTGGCATATTTTGTCAGTCGTTCAATGGACGGATACATAGGGGCGACAATATCGGTATAGGCATGTTGTCCCGCAGGTTCATATTGCACTGGGCGGCTTGGATCGCGCAGCTTTACCCAATCGTATAATGCTTCGAATAATGTGCCTTCACCCGCTTCGTTACCCAAAGACCAGATGATAATCGAAGGGTGATTTTTATCTCGCTCGACCATACGCTCTACCCGTGCTTTATGGGCGGGCAACCAGCTCATGGTATTGCCTAGCTGTGTATTTTCATTAATCGCCAGTGGGTGAGATTCGATATTGGCTTCATCAATGACATACAGCCCATATTTGTCGGTTAAGCTGAGCCAATAAGGGTCGTTAGGATAGTGGCTGGAGCGCACAGCATTAATATTATTTTGCTTCATTAAGCGAATGTCAGTTTCCATGCTGGCACGGCTGACGACATGGCCATGGTCTGGGTCAGTTTCGTGTCTATCGACACCGCGGATGGTAATGGCTTTATTGTTAACTAACAGCTGACCCGCTTTTATTTCGATGCGGCGAAAGCCTACTTTTTGACTGCTTGCTTGTAGGAGCTTACCGTCAGCCGCTTTAAGGCTCAGAAGTAGTTGATAGAGTGCCGGTGTTTCAGCGCTCCAAAGGTTGGGCTGCTGAACCTTGAAATCAATGATTTGGTTATGATGTTCATTAAATGCTGAGACAGCTTGCTCGCCTTGTTTGATGCTAATGCCTTGCGGAGAAATCAGTTGATAGCGAAGGCTGAGCTGCTGCGTCTCTATGGCCGCTTTTGCATGGTTATTAAGTTTAATGTTAATGGCCATATTGGCGTTAGAGAGATCTTGGCTGAGTGTGTAGCCGGCATCAATATCAGCGATACGTTGTTTCTCGGTGGCGTACAGATAGACATCTCGTTCAATGCCACTGACCCGCAACATGTCTTGGCTTTCAAGGTAGCTGGCATCGCTCCAGCGTATTATTTGCAGCGCGATGAGGTTGTCACCTTGCTGAAGGTAGGGCGTAAGATCAAATTCAGCTGGGGTTTTAGCGCCTTGGCTATACCCGACTTCAACGCCATTGATATGCGCACTCAATGCAGAGCGTGCGGCACCAATATGCAAGAATACCTGTTTGTGCTGCCACGCCTTAGGCAGCTCAAAATGACGTCGATAGCTGCCTGTCGGGTTATGATCTTCGGGGGCATCTGGCCAAGTGGTGGTAAAAGGGTAACGCTCATCTAAGTAGATGGCGTGACCAAAGCCTTGAGTTTCCCAATTACCCGGCACCAGAATGCTTTGCCAATCATCTAGGTTAGCGTCTTTTTGTGCAAAATCCACAGGGGTAGAGAAGGGGTTCTTGGCGTAATGAAATTGCCAACGGCCATTAAGGTCGAGGAAGTTGCCACTGGCTTTGTAATCATCATCGAGCGCTTTTGAGAACGATGAGTAAGCAAAAAAACTGGCGTGGGGAGCTTGTTTGTTTTGTTCGAAAATAAGGTGGTCTTGCCATCGCTCAGCTTGAGCTTGTGAGAATTGGCTCACTAGGCTTAGCATAATTAACCCAATCAACTTAGCGTAAAAATATTGCGTGCTTGGCTGACAAGTTAAGGCTATGAACGGTTGATTGTTATTTTTGGTTAGCATCGTATGTTATTTGGCATTATTTTTATTGTGCCAAACAACATACGTGATAGTAAGAATAATGTATACAATATATCTAGGTGTATACTTTATCAGCCTGTAAAGGTGAGTTAACGGTCACTTCGAGGGTGATTCACAGCTTCGGGGTGATCAGGTACAGCGCCTTGAGGGCTGAGTAACTCTTTGACCACATGATCAACAAAACCCGCACCCGCCGCTTCGTATAGGTTATAAACACTGTGCACACCTGATTCACTCAGGGCATCAGCATCTTCTTTATACTGCACGATAGCACTCAGTTTACCTTGGTAATCTAGGCGCTTAAGCTGCTCAACTGCAAATAGGTTACCTACGTGATGCGGCATTGCCAGTAACACTAATTCTAGATTAGGGGCTTTATCCAGTTTCTCCCAAAAGTCGGTATCAGAGGCATCCCCTTGAACCACATTACGCCCTTGTTTATGGTGAAAGTCGACCAACTCTTGCTTGTGTTCAACGCCAAGGATTTCCCCTTCATATTGCACTCTTAACTCGTCATATGCACCCGAACCAATTCGGCCCATACCCAGAATAAGAAACCTTGGATTACCTACAAGGATAGGGCGGTCTTCTGGATGTAACGGGTGTTTCTCTAGTCGTTGTAATCGACGTTGGTATTTTTGATAAAGTCGATTAGCAGCAATATTTAGCGGTGCAGAAAACAAAAAGCTAAAACTTAACGCGACGGCTAAAATGACCATCCATTGCGATGGTAACCAGCCTTTTGAGGTGGCGACAGCAGCAACAATTAAGCCAAACTCACTGTAATTACCTAGGCTAAAGGACGTTAGCAGCGAGGTACGTGAACGCAATTTAAAGTGCGTTAACAGATAGAGGAATAACATGATTTTTATCGGTACCACAAGTACCAATATCGCCGCTAAGCCGATATCTGAGAAGGAGGGGAGACCATTGAGACCCACGGTAAGGAAAAAGGCGACTAAGAAGAGCTCTTTAAAGTAAAACAGTGACTTTGCCAGCTCTGATGACTTTGGGTGTCCCGCCAATAGAATACCAATGACCAGCGCGCCGAGATCCGGCTTTAGGCCGACTATTTCAAATAACCATGCGCCCATCACTAACGCCATGACTAAGCCGAAAAGGACCAGCAGCTCACCGTGTCCAACGCGGTCAAATAACTTGTAAATTAGTGGTTTTGCTA
This window of the Shewanella sp. Choline-02u-19 genome carries:
- a CDS encoding solute:sodium symporter family transporter produces the protein MEQVIQLVIFLGLTALVGLITYLKCRKIVRDSSDSKDYFLAGGGLSWFVVAGSLMMTNISAEQIVGMNGAQTLLIAWWEISAAIGLIILAKWLIPIYYKYNCTTTTELLERKYNDKGIRAMVSVLFMLGYAFILLPVVLYTGSLFMKSMFGLSISVIALAIIFAIVGAIYAIFGGLRAIAISDSLNGIGLILMGIVVSYLALNAVNWDLSGVPIERLTLIGDDQSDIPWHTLLTGMIFIQIFYWGTNMVITQRALAAKSVEEAQKGLYAAVVMKLIIPIIVVLPGIVAYKLYGDIGDVAYGRLVGDILPSWMSGAFAAVMAGAVLSSFNSCLNSAAALYTCDIHQNYINPNANVKKIGTRVALVFTLISVALVPVFAESKSIISLLQQLNGLYSMPVLAAFICALVFKNVSAKAIKVGLVFGVLVYAVFTFIWSPFHFIHMMAITLVATISMTLFLSRFVFSAQADITPLTANS
- a CDS encoding glycoside hydrolase family 2 TIM barrel-domain containing protein, coding for MLSLVSQFSQAQAERWQDHLIFEQNKQAPHASFFAYSSFSKALDDDYKASGNFLDLNGRWQFHYAKNPFSTPVDFAQKDANLDDWQSILVPGNWETQGFGHAIYLDERYPFTTTWPDAPEDHNPTGSYRRHFELPKAWQHKQVFLHIGAARSALSAHINGVEVGYSQGAKTPAEFDLTPYLQQGDNLIALQIIRWSDASYLESQDMLRVSGIERDVYLYATEKQRIADIDAGYTLSQDLSNANMAINIKLNNHAKAAIETQQLSLRYQLISPQGISIKQGEQAVSAFNEHHNQIIDFKVQQPNLWSAETPALYQLLLSLKAADGKLLQASSQKVGFRRIEIKAGQLLVNNKAITIRGVDRHETDPDHGHVVSRASMETDIRLMKQNNINAVRSSHYPNDPYWLSLTDKYGLYVIDEANIESHPLAINENTQLGNTMSWLPAHKARVERMVERDKNHPSIIIWSLGNEAGEGTLFEALYDWVKLRDPSRPVQYEPAGQHAYTDIVAPMYPSIERLTKYAKEHTDRPLIMIEYAHAMGNSVGNLQDYWDVIERYPQLQGGFIWDWVDQSLAFSNKNGQRYWAYGKDYHPDMPTDGNFLNNGLVDPDRNPHPHLSEVKKVYQPLRFNQFVAATKTMSFELENRYDFIDTQGLRLKWTVEQDGSEFSSGVMAVPMVEAGQSKLITLPIGRSRFNKQHEYLVLLEVLVDKPQPMLPTDHRIAFAQFPLQQATAKPQKLAKVITEHDQFWQLGGNETRYLISKKTGWLADIKQNSQSQLTAPLMANFWRAPTDNDLGNQMPKWAGAWQDAAQELTLISIKRSDPYSIEVIQHHATLDFTLSSRYQISTDKQLLVQSKFIPGDIELADLLRFGFQTQLPFSQRFMHYFGRGPEETYADRKSGNPISWFALSIDKAFHRYSRPQETGQRTDVRYVAVTDANGNGLLAKAGHASETLQTSLWPFAQADIDFRQGDASGSASGLVPVTTNHGAEIPIRDFVTWNIDYKQMGVGGDTSWGRQVHQPYRIKAQPMQFNFSIEPVAANSDIQHQARTKP
- a CDS encoding cation:proton antiporter family protein, whose protein sequence is MEPAILIITLACGMLVSRVGLPPLIGYLVAGFVLFLFGIEESSLPMLEQLANLGVTLLLFAIGLKLDIRSLFKVEVWAGSSLHLLGSMLFFIPLLKLLGLLGLEQLTGLELNQLGLLAFALSFSSTILAVKILEDKGDMESLYGRVAIGILIMQDIFAVAFLTISKGDIPSYWALGLLLLPLAKPLIYKLFDRVGHGELLVLFGLVMALVMGAWLFEIVGLKPDLGALVIGILLAGHPKSSELAKSLFYFKELFLVAFFLTVGLNGLPSFSDIGLAAILVLVVPIKIMLFLYLLTHFKLRSRTSLLTSFSLGNYSEFGLIVAAVATSKGWLPSQWMVILAVALSFSFLFSAPLNIAANRLYQKYQRRLQRLEKHPLHPEDRPILVGNPRFLILGMGRIGSGAYDELRVQYEGEILGVEHKQELVDFHHKQGRNVVQGDASDTDFWEKLDKAPNLELVLLAMPHHVGNLFAVEQLKRLDYQGKLSAIVQYKEDADALSESGVHSVYNLYEAAGAGFVDHVVKELLSPQGAVPDHPEAVNHPRSDR